In Actinoplanes sp. NBC_00393, a single genomic region encodes these proteins:
- a CDS encoding GNAT family N-acetyltransferase — protein MRDSTEWTDIRPGRPADVPAVLDLLDGAVRWLSDRGRPGQWGTEPLSANPRLSALVNRIAADGGLHVAVHGERVVGALGFGNPPAYVDRAPEPELYIVLLVTDRDHNGRGIGARLLDHARAVAADEGIGLLRVDCYAGDDRALVRYYEGQGFTATQGFVMAQPADPWPGQVLEQRLPPGSP, from the coding sequence GTGCGCGACAGTACAGAGTGGACGGACATTCGCCCGGGCCGCCCGGCCGACGTGCCGGCGGTGCTGGACCTGCTCGACGGCGCGGTGCGGTGGCTGAGCGACCGCGGGCGTCCCGGCCAGTGGGGCACCGAGCCGCTGTCCGCCAACCCGCGCCTGTCCGCCCTGGTCAATCGCATCGCCGCCGACGGCGGTCTGCACGTCGCGGTGCACGGCGAGCGGGTGGTGGGCGCGCTGGGCTTCGGCAACCCGCCGGCGTACGTCGACCGGGCACCCGAGCCGGAGCTGTACATCGTCCTGCTCGTGACCGATCGGGATCACAACGGCCGGGGGATCGGCGCCCGGCTGCTGGACCACGCCCGGGCGGTCGCCGCGGACGAGGGCATCGGCCTGCTCCGGGTCGACTGCTACGCCGGCGACGACCGGGCCCTCGTCCGGTACTACGAGGGTCAGGGGTTCACAGCGACACAGGGCTTCGTCATGGCGCAGCCGGCTGATCCGTGGCCGGGCCAGGTGCTGGAGCAGCGCCTGCCTCCAGGTTCTCCCTGA
- a CDS encoding LysE family translocator codes for MVTLSSILAVSAVALGMVLTPGPNMMYLVSRSITQGARAGIVSLAGVALGFLVYLTATNLGLSVLFVAVPELYTAIKLAGAGYLAWLAWKTLRPGGTSVFEPQPLAADSAGRLFTMGLLTNLLNPKAAVMYLSLIPQFVDPAAGHVMAQGFLLGGVQLLVSMAVNLAIVLTAGTIAVFLARRPGWLRVQRYLMGTVLGVIAVKLATDRARPVAA; via the coding sequence GTGGTCACCCTCTCGTCGATCCTCGCCGTCTCCGCCGTCGCCCTGGGCATGGTTCTCACGCCCGGGCCGAACATGATGTATCTGGTCTCGCGCAGCATCACCCAGGGAGCGCGGGCCGGGATCGTCTCGCTCGCCGGGGTGGCGCTGGGCTTCCTCGTCTACCTCACCGCCACCAATCTCGGGCTGTCCGTCCTGTTCGTCGCGGTGCCGGAGCTGTACACGGCGATCAAGCTGGCCGGCGCGGGTTACCTGGCCTGGCTGGCCTGGAAGACGCTGCGCCCGGGCGGGACGTCGGTGTTCGAGCCGCAGCCGCTGGCAGCCGACTCGGCGGGCCGGCTGTTCACCATGGGCCTGCTGACCAACCTGCTGAACCCGAAGGCCGCGGTGATGTACCTGTCGCTGATCCCGCAGTTCGTCGACCCGGCGGCCGGCCACGTGATGGCGCAGGGCTTCCTGCTGGGTGGCGTGCAGCTGCTGGTCAGCATGGCGGTGAACCTGGCGATCGTGCTCACCGCCGGGACGATCGCGGTGTTCCTGGCCCGGCGGCCCGGCTGGCTGCGGGTGCAGCGCTACCTGATGGGGACGGTGCTCGGGGTCATCGCGGTCAAGCTCGCCACGGACCGGGCGCGCCCGGTGGCCGCCTAG
- a CDS encoding sulfatase-like hydrolase/transferase has product MTNRGTTRRGVFGALAGAAAATTLTAEPAFAGGAEERPFQAKPGSSKRPNILFILADDLGWADLSSYGSPNIETPHLDRLAKAGVRFTDGYSAGAVCSPTRVAFYTGRYPGRTPGGLPEPIGSANERDGIPASHPTLASLLKEAGYATALIGKWHGGFLPHFSPLRVGWDEFFGNYSGGVDYYSKYTLDGYDLYEGETPAENDGRYYTDVIADRAEQFVRRDHKKPWLLNLNFTSPHWPWEAPGDRAVSEEITARIKAGDGQALFHRDGGSLETYKKMVENLDRRIGQVLGALRDTGQERDTVVVFQSDNGGERFSYNWPLSGNKASLSEGGIRVPTILRWPARIRSGQVSHVPLVTHDWTATLLEIAGAKPHPDYPLDGASLAGYLLRGAKAPERDLFWRTRSNRALRRGKWKYLRLSATGADALYDLENDPREQANLAARHPALVAELRARWEEIDAPQLRYS; this is encoded by the coding sequence GTGACCAACCGTGGGACCACCCGGCGCGGCGTGTTCGGCGCGCTCGCCGGCGCCGCCGCCGCGACCACCCTGACCGCCGAACCAGCCTTCGCCGGTGGCGCCGAGGAGCGCCCCTTCCAGGCGAAGCCCGGCTCCTCGAAGCGGCCCAACATCCTGTTCATCCTGGCCGACGACCTCGGCTGGGCGGACCTGAGCAGCTACGGGTCGCCGAACATCGAGACGCCGCACCTGGACCGGCTGGCCAAGGCCGGGGTCCGCTTCACCGACGGGTATTCGGCCGGCGCGGTCTGCTCCCCCACCCGGGTCGCGTTCTACACCGGTCGCTACCCGGGCCGCACGCCCGGCGGCCTGCCCGAGCCGATCGGCAGTGCCAACGAGCGCGACGGCATCCCGGCCTCGCATCCGACGCTGGCCTCGTTGCTGAAGGAGGCCGGCTACGCCACCGCCCTGATCGGCAAGTGGCACGGCGGGTTCCTGCCGCACTTCAGCCCGCTGCGGGTCGGCTGGGACGAGTTCTTCGGCAACTACTCCGGTGGTGTCGACTACTACTCGAAGTACACGCTCGACGGCTACGACCTCTACGAGGGCGAGACCCCGGCCGAGAACGACGGGCGGTACTACACCGACGTCATCGCCGACCGGGCCGAGCAGTTCGTGCGCCGCGACCACAAAAAGCCGTGGCTGCTGAACCTGAACTTCACCAGCCCGCACTGGCCGTGGGAGGCGCCCGGCGACCGGGCGGTGAGCGAGGAGATCACCGCCCGGATCAAGGCCGGCGACGGGCAGGCCCTCTTCCACCGTGACGGCGGGTCGCTGGAGACCTACAAGAAGATGGTGGAGAACCTGGACCGGCGGATCGGCCAGGTGCTCGGGGCGCTGCGTGACACCGGCCAGGAACGCGACACGGTCGTGGTGTTCCAGAGCGACAACGGCGGCGAGCGGTTCTCGTACAACTGGCCGCTCTCCGGCAACAAGGCCAGCCTCAGCGAGGGCGGCATCCGGGTGCCCACCATCCTGCGCTGGCCGGCCCGGATCCGCAGTGGCCAGGTCAGTCACGTCCCGCTGGTCACCCACGACTGGACCGCCACGCTGCTGGAGATCGCCGGGGCGAAGCCGCACCCGGACTACCCGCTCGACGGCGCCAGCCTGGCCGGCTATCTGCTGCGCGGCGCCAAGGCCCCGGAGCGGGACCTGTTCTGGCGCACCCGCTCGAACCGGGCGCTGCGCCGCGGCAAGTGGAAGTACCTGCGGCTGAGCGCGACCGGCGCCGACGCCCTGTACGACCTGGAGAACGACCCGCGCGAGCAGGCCAACCTGGCCGCCAGGCACCCGGCGCTGGTCGCCGAGCTGCGGGCCCGCTGGGAAGAGATCGACGCCCCGCAGCTGCGCTACAGCTGA
- a CDS encoding phosphatase PAP2 family protein, translating into MRPDHETTLEVRTTAAVAAAAILLVPFALIAALVAGQYTPLHDLDARITDRLHQVALDHPGWAGAMEWWSLIFHPTTWRIAAALLAIWLWRRHARPLAVWVVATVAAGALLGVLLKLLFGRHRPDLLDPVAQATGYAFPSGHAMTNALGAAVFLMVLLPLLRDRPLARAALWLAAVLIPLVTAYTRVGLGVHWTSDVTAGLLLGVALPALSVLAFPRRFSGTRVAESVPG; encoded by the coding sequence ATGCGGCCCGACCACGAGACCACCCTAGAGGTACGCACGACCGCGGCGGTCGCGGCGGCGGCGATCCTGCTCGTCCCGTTCGCGCTGATCGCCGCGCTGGTCGCCGGGCAGTACACGCCCCTGCACGACCTCGACGCCCGGATCACCGACCGGCTCCACCAGGTCGCCCTGGACCATCCGGGCTGGGCCGGCGCCATGGAGTGGTGGAGCCTGATCTTCCACCCGACGACGTGGCGGATCGCGGCGGCGCTGCTGGCGATCTGGTTGTGGCGGCGGCACGCGCGACCGTTGGCCGTCTGGGTGGTCGCCACGGTGGCGGCGGGTGCGCTGCTCGGCGTACTCCTCAAGCTTCTGTTCGGAAGGCACCGCCCGGACCTGCTGGATCCGGTGGCGCAAGCCACCGGCTACGCGTTCCCGTCCGGCCATGCGATGACCAATGCGCTCGGCGCGGCCGTGTTCCTCATGGTGCTGCTGCCGCTGCTGCGCGACCGCCCGCTCGCCCGCGCCGCCCTCTGGCTGGCCGCGGTGCTGATCCCGCTGGTCACCGCGTACACCCGGGTCGGCCTCGGCGTGCACTGGACCAGCGACGTGACGGCCGGCCTGCTGCTGGGCGTCGCCCTGCCGGCCCTCTCCGTCCTCGCCTTCCCGCGCCGGTTCAGCGGGACCCGTGTCGCTGAGAGCGTGCCTGGGTAG
- a CDS encoding M28 family metallopeptidase has product MRKLAIPVIATLLATLAPQPAIAGGHHDNSSKRLREAVTVNGVLDHLRAFQKIADRNDDTRASGTPGYDASAAYVKSVLRKAGYRVSEQKFTFPFYRELAPAQLTRVSPAGPAYETHTFDYSGTGDVTGQVVPALNNVLPPTPEPSSAAGCAVTDFTPASATAPQIALIQRGGCDFSVKAQNAQAAGYDAVIIFNEGQPGRDELLTGTLGAIFTIPVVGLSFADGSALDAAEAGTVTVRVQTSTETREGATTSNIIADSRSGDDERVLVVGAHLDSVAAGPGINDNGSGTATILEIAEQIAKLKIKPRQQLRFAFWGAEEAGLLGSEHYVAQLSEAQQKTIFANLNFDMVGSPNYVRFVYDGDGSDTGTEGPAGSGDIEKIFTDYFTGQGLASEPTAFDGRSDYGPFIAVGIPAGGLFSGAEGVKTPEQAAEYGGTAGEPYDPCYHEACDDIRNLNKRALSELGDAAAHATYTLARTRADFAVPAPAAAKAAAATADSGSHALR; this is encoded by the coding sequence TTGCGCAAACTGGCCATCCCCGTCATCGCGACGCTGCTCGCGACCCTCGCCCCACAACCGGCGATCGCGGGCGGGCACCACGACAACAGCAGCAAACGGCTCCGCGAGGCGGTGACCGTGAACGGCGTCCTGGACCACCTGCGGGCGTTCCAGAAGATCGCCGACCGCAACGACGACACCCGCGCCTCCGGCACGCCGGGGTACGACGCGAGTGCCGCCTATGTGAAGAGCGTGCTGCGTAAGGCGGGCTACCGCGTCTCCGAGCAGAAGTTCACCTTCCCGTTCTACCGCGAGCTCGCGCCCGCCCAGCTCACCCGGGTGTCCCCGGCCGGGCCGGCCTACGAGACGCACACCTTCGACTACTCCGGCACCGGCGACGTGACCGGCCAGGTCGTCCCCGCGCTGAACAACGTGCTGCCGCCGACCCCCGAGCCCAGCTCGGCCGCCGGGTGCGCGGTAACCGACTTCACCCCGGCGTCGGCGACCGCGCCGCAGATCGCCCTGATCCAGCGTGGTGGCTGTGACTTCTCGGTCAAGGCGCAGAACGCGCAGGCCGCCGGTTACGACGCGGTGATCATTTTCAACGAGGGCCAGCCGGGCCGCGACGAGCTGCTCACCGGCACCCTGGGCGCGATCTTCACCATCCCGGTGGTGGGCCTGAGCTTCGCCGACGGCAGCGCGCTCGACGCCGCCGAGGCCGGGACCGTGACGGTCCGGGTGCAGACCAGCACCGAGACCCGCGAGGGCGCCACGACCAGCAACATCATCGCGGACAGCCGCAGCGGCGACGACGAGCGGGTGCTCGTGGTCGGCGCCCACCTCGACTCGGTGGCGGCCGGTCCGGGCATCAACGACAACGGCAGCGGCACCGCCACCATCCTGGAGATCGCCGAGCAGATCGCCAAGCTGAAGATCAAGCCGCGGCAGCAGCTGCGGTTCGCGTTCTGGGGCGCCGAGGAGGCCGGGCTGCTCGGCTCGGAGCACTACGTGGCCCAGCTCAGCGAGGCGCAGCAGAAGACGATCTTCGCCAACCTGAACTTCGACATGGTCGGCTCGCCGAACTACGTGCGCTTCGTCTACGACGGCGACGGCTCGGACACCGGCACCGAGGGCCCGGCCGGCTCCGGTGACATCGAGAAGATCTTCACCGACTACTTCACCGGGCAGGGCCTGGCCAGCGAGCCCACCGCGTTCGACGGCCGCTCGGACTACGGCCCGTTCATCGCGGTCGGCATCCCGGCCGGCGGCCTGTTCAGCGGCGCCGAGGGCGTCAAGACGCCGGAGCAGGCGGCCGAGTACGGCGGCACCGCGGGCGAGCCGTACGACCCGTGCTACCACGAGGCCTGCGACGACATCCGCAACCTGAACAAGCGGGCCCTGAGCGAGCTCGGCGACGCGGCCGCGCACGCGACCTACACGCTTGCACGTACCCGGGCGGACTTCGCCGTACCGGCCCCGGCCGCCGCCAAGGCCGCCGCGGCCACGGCGGACTCCGGCTCGCACGCGCTGCGCTGA
- a CDS encoding SRPBCC family protein, whose amino-acid sequence MTSDSRFLSVRIDRPAKTVYEYAADVANLREWVTGIESDAQVTFAPRNDFGVLDHEVRTPAGETVYVPMRVTSHGDGAEVVFTLRPFPGMTAEELERDSAAVMTDLNRLRENLEAGAAPAPGPATDQPAAP is encoded by the coding sequence ATGACCTCGGACTCCCGCTTCCTCAGCGTGCGCATCGACCGCCCGGCGAAGACCGTCTATGAGTACGCGGCAGACGTCGCGAACCTGCGGGAATGGGTCACCGGCATCGAGAGCGACGCCCAGGTCACCTTCGCGCCGCGCAACGATTTCGGCGTCCTGGATCACGAGGTCCGGACGCCCGCCGGCGAAACGGTGTACGTGCCCATGCGCGTCACTTCCCACGGCGACGGCGCCGAGGTGGTCTTCACCCTGCGCCCCTTCCCCGGCATGACCGCCGAGGAGCTCGAGCGGGACAGCGCGGCGGTGATGACCGACCTGAACCGGCTCAGGGAGAACCTGGAGGCAGGCGCTGCTCCAGCACCTGGCCCGGCCACGGATCAGCCGGCTGCGCCATGA
- a CDS encoding acyl-CoA dehydrogenase family protein has product MTATHEVFNQPPLLLDHDVAADAALLEAAEREGAGWAAGDLHRLGKLAGGAEAQRWADEANRYEPRLQTHDRYGHRLDEVEFHPSWHRLMDVAVGEGLAGAAWADTRPGAHVARAAAFYVWSQVEAGHGCPVSMTYAVVPALRQNPDLAAVYEPLLTSRAYDPGLRTPTQKRGLLAGMGMTEKQGGSDVRANTTTATPAGDGTWLLRGHKWFTSAPMCDLFLVLAQAPGGLSCFLAPRILPDGTRNVFRIQRLKDKLGNRSNASSEPEFDGTTAWLVGGEGQGVRTIIEMVAMTRLDCVIGSASGMRAALVPAIHHARHRSAFGGPLIAKPAMRNVLADLAVESEAATALAIRLAGAVDRDEQAFRRLAIPVGKFWVCKRQPAVVGEALECLGGNGYVEDSGLPRLYRDAPLNSIWEGSGNVQALDVLRAMQRSPESVEAFLAEVGAAAGADRRLDAAIADLRERLADRTDPETRARRVVERMALVLQGSLLVRHAPAAVADAFCASRLGGDWGQTFGTLPPGVDTAAIVERAMPA; this is encoded by the coding sequence GTGACCGCTACGCACGAGGTGTTCAACCAGCCGCCGCTCCTGCTCGACCACGACGTCGCCGCCGACGCGGCGCTGCTGGAGGCGGCCGAGCGGGAGGGCGCCGGCTGGGCCGCCGGCGATCTGCACCGGCTCGGCAAGCTCGCCGGCGGCGCCGAGGCCCAGCGCTGGGCGGACGAGGCCAATCGGTACGAGCCCCGCCTGCAGACCCACGACCGGTACGGCCACCGCCTCGACGAGGTCGAGTTCCACCCGTCCTGGCACCGGCTGATGGACGTCGCCGTCGGCGAGGGGCTGGCCGGCGCCGCCTGGGCCGACACCCGTCCCGGCGCGCACGTCGCCCGGGCCGCCGCCTTCTATGTGTGGTCGCAGGTTGAGGCCGGGCACGGCTGCCCGGTCTCGATGACCTACGCCGTGGTCCCCGCCCTGCGGCAGAACCCGGATCTCGCCGCCGTCTACGAGCCGCTGCTCACCAGCCGGGCGTACGATCCCGGCCTGCGCACGCCCACACAGAAGCGCGGCCTGCTCGCCGGCATGGGCATGACCGAGAAACAGGGCGGCTCGGACGTGCGGGCCAACACCACCACCGCCACCCCGGCCGGCGACGGCACGTGGCTGCTGCGCGGCCACAAGTGGTTCACCAGCGCCCCGATGTGCGACCTGTTCCTGGTCCTCGCGCAGGCGCCGGGCGGGCTCTCCTGCTTCCTGGCCCCCCGGATCCTGCCGGACGGGACCCGCAACGTGTTCCGCATCCAGCGGCTCAAGGACAAGCTCGGCAACCGCAGCAACGCCAGCAGCGAGCCGGAGTTCGACGGCACCACCGCCTGGCTGGTCGGCGGCGAGGGCCAGGGCGTACGGACGATCATCGAGATGGTCGCGATGACCCGGCTGGACTGTGTGATCGGCTCCGCCTCCGGGATGCGCGCGGCGCTCGTACCGGCGATCCACCACGCGCGGCATCGCAGCGCGTTCGGTGGCCCGCTGATCGCCAAGCCCGCGATGCGCAACGTGCTCGCCGACCTGGCCGTCGAGTCCGAGGCGGCGACCGCGCTGGCGATCCGGCTGGCCGGCGCGGTCGACCGCGACGAGCAGGCGTTCCGGCGGCTGGCCATCCCGGTCGGCAAGTTCTGGGTGTGCAAGCGCCAGCCGGCCGTCGTCGGCGAGGCGCTGGAGTGCCTGGGCGGCAACGGCTACGTCGAGGACTCCGGTCTGCCCCGGCTCTACCGCGACGCGCCGCTCAACTCGATCTGGGAGGGGTCCGGCAACGTGCAGGCCCTCGACGTGCTGCGGGCGATGCAGCGCAGCCCGGAGAGCGTGGAGGCGTTCCTGGCCGAGGTGGGTGCGGCCGCCGGCGCCGACCGGCGCCTGGACGCGGCGATCGCCGACCTGCGCGAGCGGCTCGCCGACCGCACTGACCCGGAGACCCGGGCCCGCCGGGTGGTCGAGCGGATGGCCCTGGTCCTGCAGGGTTCGCTGCTGGTCCGGCACGCGCCGGCCGCGGTCGCCGACGCGTTCTGCGCCAGCCGCCTCGGCGGCGACTGGGGACAGACCTTCGGCACCCTGCCGCCCGGCGTCGACACCGCGGCGATCGTCGAGCGGGCGATGCCCGCCTAG
- a CDS encoding class I SAM-dependent methyltransferase: protein MDRMTAEIVSYYAERYDEAGRLDRRPQARLERIRTLELLEELLPPAPAAILDVGGGPGAYARPLAAAGYRVRLVDVVPAHVEQARAGDPPVDAVVGDARDLPEPDGGYDATLLLGPLYHLLDRQERVRALREAVRVTRPGGRVLAAAISRFAGPLDMATKAELTDRVLDEAAKLITSGENDPSIGFTHAYFHRVPELVSECREAGLAEVTVHGVEGPLWTAAEAAAGGPDADAIFEGALKLARLYSAEPELIPMSAHLLVAGSAPQSRSSLVDDL from the coding sequence ATGGACCGGATGACTGCGGAGATCGTCAGCTACTACGCGGAGCGGTATGACGAGGCCGGCCGGCTCGATCGGCGGCCGCAGGCGCGGCTGGAGCGGATCCGCACTCTCGAGCTGCTGGAAGAGCTGCTGCCGCCCGCGCCGGCGGCGATTCTGGACGTCGGTGGTGGGCCCGGCGCGTATGCGCGGCCGCTTGCCGCGGCCGGGTACCGGGTTCGGCTGGTGGATGTGGTTCCGGCGCATGTGGAGCAGGCCCGCGCCGGAGACCCGCCAGTCGACGCGGTGGTCGGCGATGCGCGGGATCTGCCGGAGCCGGACGGTGGCTACGACGCGACGCTGCTCCTCGGGCCGCTCTATCACCTGCTGGACCGGCAGGAGCGGGTGCGGGCACTGCGGGAGGCGGTGCGGGTCACCCGGCCCGGCGGGCGTGTTCTGGCGGCGGCGATCTCCCGGTTCGCCGGGCCGCTCGACATGGCGACCAAGGCGGAGCTCACCGACCGGGTCCTGGACGAGGCGGCCAAGCTGATCACCAGCGGGGAGAACGATCCGTCGATCGGCTTCACGCATGCGTACTTTCACCGCGTACCCGAATTGGTGTCTGAGTGCCGGGAGGCCGGCCTGGCGGAAGTGACCGTGCATGGTGTGGAAGGACCACTCTGGACCGCGGCGGAGGCCGCGGCCGGCGGGCCGGACGCCGACGCGATCTTCGAGGGCGCGCTGAAGCTGGCCCGGTTGTACAGCGCCGAGCCGGAATTGATTCCGATGAGTGCCCACCTGCTGGTGGCCGGATCGGCCCCGCAGAGTCGATCTTCCCTGGTCGATGACTTGTAG
- a CDS encoding alpha/beta hydrolase family protein gives MTLAAPAPAHAATTAVAGYPTTINGDSADVYHPVTGTRLPVALLLQGANVDKSHYSAFATKLASYGFVVVVPNHTRSLFGVSGLYPEGAQAGWTVDWAEAEDDNAASPLYRRIDENTLVLAGHSFGAATALSLSTGLCVIPFCAIANTAPGELEAVVPYGGNNVLYGTDLVLPVLNNVPIGYIQGTVDGVATPAEGRTTYNLTAGTPKAFIELAGANHYGITNGQNPAGALPDASAQTLSQAVGVETIARWSAQWLLAQTGDSAAKKYVYATGDATDPNVTVTYVK, from the coding sequence GTGACGCTTGCCGCGCCGGCTCCCGCGCACGCCGCGACCACGGCGGTCGCCGGCTATCCGACGACGATCAACGGTGACAGCGCCGACGTGTACCACCCGGTGACCGGCACCCGGCTGCCGGTGGCTCTGCTGCTCCAGGGGGCGAACGTCGACAAGTCGCACTACTCGGCGTTCGCGACGAAGCTCGCCTCGTACGGTTTCGTCGTGGTCGTCCCCAACCACACCCGGTCCCTGTTCGGCGTCAGTGGCCTCTATCCCGAGGGCGCGCAGGCCGGCTGGACCGTCGACTGGGCCGAGGCCGAGGACGACAACGCCGCCTCACCGCTGTACCGGCGCATCGACGAGAACACCCTCGTGCTGGCCGGCCACTCGTTCGGCGCCGCCACCGCGCTGAGTCTCAGCACCGGGCTCTGCGTCATCCCGTTCTGCGCGATCGCGAACACCGCGCCGGGTGAGCTGGAGGCGGTCGTCCCGTACGGCGGCAACAACGTGCTCTACGGCACCGACCTGGTGCTGCCGGTGCTGAACAACGTGCCGATCGGATACATCCAGGGCACTGTGGACGGGGTCGCAACCCCGGCCGAGGGGCGGACCACCTATAACCTGACCGCGGGCACGCCGAAGGCGTTCATCGAGCTCGCGGGCGCCAACCACTACGGCATCACCAACGGGCAGAACCCGGCGGGCGCTCTGCCGGACGCCTCGGCGCAGACTCTGAGCCAGGCGGTGGGCGTCGAGACCATCGCACGATGGTCGGCCCAGTGGCTGCTCGCGCAGACCGGCGACAGTGCGGCGAAGAAGTACGTCTACGCCACCGGCGACGCGACCGATCCGAACGTGACCGTCACCTACGTCAAGTAG
- a CDS encoding phosphatase PAP2 family protein produces MLTVTAQTLKRVVLPIAALLLFMIGLGILLTRAAAHLWPLTIEDSVNREFAGDRTETLDDISHLVSGVADTPRIIGVTAAAALVLWLVLRRWREPAFLCLAVTAQALVFYFTTKAIDRPRPAVQRLDESPPTSSFPSGHTSAAVALYLGLAVLLAGLARHTWLKALCWALILVPLGVAMARMYRGMHHPSDVVAAFINGTTCVIVMSRAFLDRHVRAWRLQIPGPRRPAPVPVARPAG; encoded by the coding sequence GTGCTGACCGTCACCGCTCAAACCCTCAAGCGGGTCGTGCTGCCGATCGCTGCCCTGCTGCTGTTCATGATCGGGCTCGGGATCCTGCTGACCCGGGCTGCCGCGCACCTGTGGCCACTGACCATCGAGGACAGCGTGAACCGGGAGTTCGCCGGCGACCGCACCGAGACCCTCGACGACATCTCGCATCTGGTCAGCGGGGTGGCCGACACGCCCCGGATCATCGGTGTGACCGCCGCCGCCGCGCTGGTGCTCTGGCTGGTGCTGCGCCGCTGGCGCGAGCCGGCCTTCCTGTGCCTGGCGGTGACCGCGCAGGCACTGGTCTTCTACTTCACCACCAAGGCGATCGACCGGCCCCGCCCCGCGGTGCAGCGGCTCGACGAGTCGCCGCCGACCTCCAGCTTCCCGTCCGGGCACACATCGGCGGCGGTCGCCCTCTACCTGGGCCTCGCGGTCCTGCTCGCCGGGCTGGCACGGCACACCTGGCTCAAGGCGCTGTGCTGGGCGCTGATCCTGGTGCCGCTCGGGGTGGCGATGGCCCGGATGTACCGGGGCATGCACCACCCGAGCGACGTCGTCGCCGCCTTCATCAACGGCACCACCTGCGTGATCGTGATGTCGCGCGCGTTCCTGGACCGGCACGTGCGCGCCTGGCGGCTGCAGATCCCCGGCCCACGCCGGCCGGCGCCCGTCCCGGTGGCCCGGCCGGCCGGCTGA
- a CDS encoding ATP-binding protein — protein MSEASFARPRSESFEYAGAVIEMVDATTLLAAARVNPVELLRRATWPAPVQRVDLTVAGADDPAGPVHVFTALISARAEEMSTERMRKLVLGQDPLGVLLAKRIAAGDPVATRIVDGVGTAAAAAYRKLGLDRPSGPAAGREPGVLADAAVGLQATVTYEDEGTVARLEARVPRDDVGPDHLRAFVTLTLQAVIELTSPDALRGRRYVISRESLPKAPVTTQAVTLDMVGGLADVVAELRQIAVSFRHPEAMARWGARRPQGILMYGPPGTGKTMLSRALANEIGADFREIRTPEILDKWLGGSERNIKQIFRDARRYRVPTLMLFDEFDSIVSYAGAGGDAASQALNAVAGIFKQEMNDLIEANPNVIVVATTNFPHRVDESLIRSGRFDIKISVPKPDEVSRAEIFRKMIRGLIAAHENPDFRMFAEDLDAPALGVASTGMTGADIKEVLRRVQLAKAMQEARSGTAGPITQQELLDAVRDLRGRA, from the coding sequence ATGTCCGAGGCGAGCTTCGCACGGCCGCGCAGTGAGAGTTTCGAGTACGCGGGAGCAGTCATCGAAATGGTGGATGCCACCACGTTGCTCGCCGCGGCCCGGGTGAACCCGGTCGAGTTGCTGCGCCGCGCGACCTGGCCGGCGCCGGTGCAGCGGGTCGACCTGACGGTCGCCGGTGCGGACGACCCCGCCGGCCCGGTACACGTGTTCACCGCCCTGATCAGTGCCCGCGCCGAGGAGATGTCCACTGAGCGGATGCGCAAGCTGGTGCTCGGCCAGGACCCGCTCGGCGTGCTGCTGGCGAAACGGATCGCCGCGGGGGACCCGGTGGCCACCCGCATCGTGGACGGTGTCGGTACTGCGGCTGCGGCCGCGTACCGAAAATTGGGTCTTGATCGTCCCTCCGGCCCGGCGGCCGGGCGCGAACCCGGCGTGCTCGCCGACGCCGCCGTGGGGTTGCAGGCGACCGTGACCTATGAGGACGAGGGGACCGTGGCCCGCCTGGAGGCCCGTGTGCCGCGCGACGACGTCGGCCCGGACCATCTGCGCGCCTTCGTCACCCTGACGCTGCAGGCGGTGATCGAGCTGACCAGCCCGGACGCTCTGCGCGGCCGGCGCTATGTGATCAGCCGCGAGTCCCTGCCGAAGGCGCCGGTCACCACCCAGGCGGTCACCCTGGACATGGTCGGCGGGCTCGCCGACGTGGTCGCCGAGCTGCGCCAGATCGCGGTGTCGTTCCGGCATCCGGAGGCCATGGCACGGTGGGGCGCGCGCCGGCCGCAGGGCATTCTGATGTACGGGCCACCCGGCACCGGCAAGACGATGCTCTCCCGGGCGCTGGCCAACGAGATCGGCGCCGACTTCCGGGAGATCCGCACGCCGGAGATCCTCGACAAGTGGCTGGGCGGGTCGGAGCGCAACATCAAGCAGATCTTCCGCGACGCCCGCCGCTACCGGGTGCCGACCCTGATGCTGTTCGACGAGTTCGACTCGATCGTCAGCTACGCGGGCGCCGGCGGCGACGCGGCCAGCCAGGCGCTGAACGCGGTCGCCGGCATCTTCAAGCAGGAGATGAACGATCTGATCGAGGCGAACCCCAACGTGATCGTGGTGGCGACCACGAATTTCCCGCACCGGGTGGACGAGTCGCTGATCCGGTCCGGCCGGTTCGACATCAAGATCAGCGTGCCGAAACCGGACGAGGTGAGCCGCGCCGAGATCTTCCGCAAGATGATCCGCGGGCTGATCGCGGCGCACGAGAACCCGGACTTCCGGATGTTCGCCGAGGACCTCGACGCGCCCGCGCTGGGCGTGGCCAGCACCGGCATGACCGGCGCGGACATCAAGGAGGTGCTGCGCCGGGTGCAGCTGGCCAAGGCGATGCAGGAGGCCCGCAGCGGAACGGCCGGGCCGATCACCCAGCAGGAGCTGCTCGACGCGGTCCGCGACCTGCGCGGCCGCGCCTGA